The Cryptococcus deuterogattii R265 chromosome 3, complete sequence genome has a segment encoding these proteins:
- a CDS encoding crossover junction endonuclease MUS81, giving the protein MPPRKKCGNPLFLQWMEEIRDAAREKGSKSAETYSKACRSLELCPVTYGRPRDLAVLAHIGEKTIAQLENRWIEYRKIKGLDVAAEPEKPSALEPKTKDKGKGHAAPDDDVAMSGTPQATVKKTRRTTAKAYIPIQGSGAYGILLALILAIDRPEVTTQVFLTKSEIIRTAQEYCDTSFEHLEKGTYFTAWSGMKTLVNKGYVYVTGNPHKYCLTEEGYDVALAIRNLRSEFSHMKKHPFLHASAHGTSNRVTEFPTNRAITALDLYNGPSIVPSALSTEYVPSANAHSLPASRLASFDAVASKLTAGERFSFWYITPSGSRTPLMTSAHLRLDPEQFVNLRRIEFKYSQRNHPFAAQLRLVDDPTTAKLRDKSVVPTLYAYLIEADAPPKCSMFDTESGQSRTRAGGKDNASNGGSSPLGSTPAPISRTRSGLRGRNDPCASLSDGGPPLSAFVSEPTDHFYFDVRTLALPKRSSAPSGNASTSQSASRSTSLSRLSSGSRPPPDENPYNAILGQSPSVPPISTLSRTITVPASTSQPRTSSLSTLNIGSSSSVPGILNRSYSSAALLPSHAIAPTRRPRLSNHIPNPIPAPEHFDDAVIPLSDLRSIALPSFTISDAIVFPPGSYDIILIIDTREVESSKTKNRDKIAEMLEAKGIRVETRALRLGDMCWVARRKDGLGGEEDECVLDYVAERKRLDDLVYSIKDGRYTEQCFRLSNACLNNVYYIVEDWQVSERMEQSGLAIMTVKSQVQVHNQFFLKETHTLNETIDFLATMTRVIVSSHRTKALYVIPTRFLSRPSFKPLQDQLQLKHPDTKFHTSFIAYQELNDKSASQTLKEKFAKMAMCVRGMSAEKVSALLDEWDTPRAMWQDMKERDGQPDNLEPPAESRGKKRKIGKGLFFAERMQGEGRRKIGDALSESLWTALMG; this is encoded by the exons ATGCCTCCTCGCAAAAAATGTGGCAACCCTCTATTCCTTCAGTGGATGGAAG AGATCCGTGATGCTGCGCGGGAAAAGGGATCCAAATCTGCTGAAACTTATTCTAAGGCTTGTCGCTCCCTTGAACTTTGCCCTGTCACCTATGGTCGACCTCGTGATCTTGCCGTTTTGGCCCACATCGGAGAAAAGACAATAGCACAGTTGGAAAATAGGTGGATAGAATATCGGAAGATCAAAGGTTTGGACGTAGCGGCAGAGCCAGAGA AACCTTCTGCACTAGAACCTAAGACAAAAGATAAAGGGAAGGGCCATGCGGCaccagatgatgatgttgcaATGTCCGGCACCCCTCAAGCGACTGTAAAGAAAACTCGTAGGACCACCGCGAAGGCTTACATTCCTATTCAAGGCTCCGGTGCGTACGGTATTTTATTGGCTCTCATCCTCGCAATCGACAGGCCGGAAGTCACAACTCAGGTCTTCTTAACAAAATCCGAGATCATTCGTACCGCTCAAGAATATTGTGACACGTCCTTTGAACatttggagaagggaacGTACTTCACCGCTTGGAGTGGAATGAAAACTTTGGTGAACAAAGGCTATGTCTACGTGACGGGAAATCCCCATAAATATTGCTtgacagaggaaggata CGATGTGGCTCTGGCCATCAGGAATCTGAGATCAGAATTTTCCCACATGAAGAAGCATCCGTTTTTGCATGCTTCTGCTCATGGAACATCCAACAGAGTGACAGAATTCCCTACAAATCGGGCAATTACGGCATTAGATCTATACAACGGGCCTTCTATTGTGCCTTCCGCCCTCTCTACAGAATATGTCCCGTCCGCCAATGCCCATTCTTTGCCAGCTTCTCGACTCGCATCTTTTGACGCTGTGGCATCAAAACTGACTGCAGGGGAAAGGTTCAGTTTTTGGTACATCACGCCTTCCGGTTCACGCACCCCCCTCATGACATCTGcccatcttcgtcttgaCCCCGAGCAATTCGTCAACCTTCGTCGTATTGAGTTCAAGTACTCTCAGCGCAACCACCCATTTGCTGCACAGCTGCGACTGGTGGATGATCCTACTACTGCAAAATTGAGGGACAAAAGTGTTGTGCCTACATTGTATGCGTACCTCATCGAAGCAGATGCTCCACCCAAGTGTAGCATGTTTGATACGGAAAGCGGTCAAAGCAGGACAAGGGCAGGCGGGAAAGACAATGCGAGCAATGGAGGCAGCAGTCCGCTAGGCAGTACTCCGGCCCCCATCTCAAGAACAAGGAGTGGTTTGAGGGGGAGAAATGACCCTTGTGCTAGCCTTTCCGATGGCGGACCTCCCCTGTCCGCGTTCGTAAGCGAACCGACTGACCATTTCTACTTTGATGTTCGCACCTTAGCCCTTCCAAAAAGGTCATCTGCACCTTCGGGCAATGCTTCGACCTCCCAATCTGCAAGCAGATCAACTTCTTTATCACGTCTTTCCTCCGGTTCGAGGCCGCCTCCCGATGAGAATCCATATAATGCCATACTCGGTCAAAGTCCTTCTGTCCCTCCGATATCCACATTGTCGCGGACTATTACGGTCCCCGCGAGCACATCCCAGCCACGaacatcttccctttctaCCCTCAACATTGGCTCAAGCTCGTCCGTCCCTGGCATTCTCAACCGCTCGTATTCTTCTGCTGCGCTTCTGCCGTCTCATGCGATCGCACCAACGAGGAGACCGCGTCTTTCTAACCATATACCTAATCCAATCCCGGCACCCGAACATTTTGATGACGCTGTCATTCCACTTTCAGACCTGCGTTCCATAGCACTTCCTTCATTTACCATTTCTGATGCCATCGTTTTCCCACCAGGGTCGTACGATATTATCCTTATCATTGATACTCGTGAAGTCGAGTCCTCGAAAACGAAAAATAGGGACAAAATCGCAGAGATGTTGGAAGCAAAAGGTATCAGAGTTGAGACCAGGGCTCTGCGATTGGGCGATATGTGTTGGGTTGCcaggaggaaagatgggctgggtggggaagaagacgagtgTGTGTTAGATTATGTGgcagaaaggaagagattggatGATTTGGTCTACTCCATTAAAGATGGGCGATATACTGAGCAATGT TTCCGACTGTCTAACGCCTGTCTGAACAACGTCTATTACATCGTTGAAGATTGGCAAGTGAGCGAAAGAATGGAACAGAGTGGTCTTGCAATCATGACCGTCAAGTCTCAAGTTCAAGTCCACAAtcaattcttcctcaaggagACACATACCCTGAACGAAACTATTGACTTTCTTGCAACCATGACCAGAGTCATTGTCTCCTCACATCGCACCAAAGCGTTATATGTTATCCCTACTCGTTTCCTTTCCCGACCTTCGTTCAAACCTCTTCAGGATCAACTGCAGCTCAAACACCCCGATACTAAATTTCACACTTCCTTTATCGCCTATCAAGAACTAAATGATAAGTCAGCGAGTCAGACTTTGAAGGAAAAGTTTGCAAAGATGGCGATGTGTGTAAGGGGCATGAGCGCCGAGAAAGTATCCGCATTGCTTGATGAATGGGATACGCCGCGGGCCATGTGGCAGGAtatgaaggaaagagatgggcAGCCGGATAATTTGGAGCCTCCTGCAGAATCTAGAGgtaagaagaggaagatcgGTAAAGGATTATTCTTTGCAGAGAGAATGCaaggggaggggagacGAAAGATTGGTGATGCTTTGAGTGAAAGT CTTTGGACTGCCTTGATGGGATAG
- a CDS encoding nit protein 1, with protein sequence MNSHASTPSTTVAVCQIRSTSDPMHNLRISEKVVRSAVAAGATACFLPEASDFINPSKAESRKFSRPLQEHEYTIGLQALAKELAVVISVGVHEGPEDENEERVYNTHVLIGKDGDILASYRKIHLFDVELSKPPAPDGTPRPPQRTGESERILAGQAVTPPVEVEGIGKIGLEICYDIRFPELSIILTRLGAEVLLFPSAFTVKTGRDHWGTLCRATAIQYQSYLIASAQYGAHNAKRTSWGETLAFDPWGRQLGRLRSVDDTSPPKEGEEGDKDVEKMYEDSGEFFLCEIDGRTVKETRGQIPLAIQKRSDVYGVVGKGA encoded by the exons ATGAATTCTCACGCATCAACACCATCAACAACTGTAGCAGTCTGCCAGATCCGCTCTACCAGTGATCCTATGCATAACCTGAGGATCTCAGAAAAAGTGGTCAGGAGTGCCGTTGCAGCAGGTGCTACAGCTTGCTTCTTGCCTGAAGCATCGGATTTTATCAACCCATCCAAGGCCGAGTCACGCAAGTTTTCGCGCCCACTTCAAGAACACGAATACACCATCGGACTGCAAGCACTTGCTAAAGAGCTGGCAGTAGTCATTTCTGTGGGAGTACATGAGGGGCCAGAGGACGAGAACGAAGAACGAGTATATAATACACACGTGTTGATtggaaaggatggtgaTATTCTTGCTAGCTATAGAAAG ATTCATCTTTTTGATGTTGAGTTATCCAAACCCCCTGCGCCTGACGGTACCCCTCGCCCACCCCAGCGAACAGGCGAATCCGAACGTATTCTTGCTGGACAAGCTGTTACGCCTCCCGTAGAGGTAGAGGGTATTGGAAAGATTGGACTGGAAATCTGCTATGATATCAGGTTCCCGGAACTATCTATCATCTTGACCAGATTAGGAGCCGAAGTACTCTTGTTCCCTTCGGCATTTACTGTCAAAACAGGACGTGATCACTGGGGGACCCTCTGT CGTGCGACAGCTATTCAATATCAATCGTATCTCATCGCCTCGGCGCAATACGGAGCTCACAACGCTAAGCGTACATCATGGGGTGAAACACTTGCTTTCGACCCATGGGGTCGTCAGCTCGGTCGTCTCCGAAGTGTGGACGATACGTCCCCTCCCAaagagggcgaagaaggtgacAAGGACGTGGAGAAAATGTACGAGGACAGTGGTGAATTCTTTCTCTGTGAGATAGACGGCAGGACAGTAAAGGAGACGAGGGGCCAAATTCCGTTGGCGATCCAGAAGAGATCAGATGTTTATGGGGTTGTGGGCAAGGGCGCTTAG
- a CDS encoding mitochondrial inner membrane protease subunit 2 codes for MASARHFFKHQALRDAARILAWVPVGVFFTRHVYSLATVTGGSMQPTFNPDLATNPLHNDVVLLERWSPAMNKYKRGDVVTLWSPQNPQLLTTKRIVALEGDLVHPLPPSPPTPVRIPPGHCWVEGDSKYQTRDSNTYGPIPLGLITARVSHIIWPWARAGEVQSGQGKSKGRVKKLADSFI; via the exons ATGGCCAGCGCGAGGCACTTTTTTAAGCATCAGGCGTTGAGAGACGCAGC CCGAATATTAGCATGGGTACCCGTAGGAGTCTTCTTCACGAGACATGTGTATTCTCTAGCTACTGTGACTGGAGGTAGTATGCAA CCGACATTCAACCCCGATTTGGCGACAAATCCATTACACAACGATGTTGTTCTTTTGGAAAGATGGTCTCCAGCAATGAACAAGTACAAAAGAGGTGATGTGGTTACTCTATG GTCACCGCAGAACCCGCAACTATTGACGACCAAGCGAATTGTAGCTCTAGAAGGCGATCTC GTGCATCCATTACCACCTTCCCCACCAACTCCGGTCAGAATACCGCCAGGACATTGCTGGGTCGAAGGCGACTCGAAATACCAGACAAGAGATTCTAATACCTATGGTCCT ATTCCATTAGGTTTGATAACAGCCAGAGTGTCGCACATTATTTGGCCATGGGCGAGAGCTGGGGAAGTACAATCCGGACAAGGAAAGTCCAAGGGAAGGGTTAAAAAACTCGCCGACTCGTTCATTTAG
- a CDS encoding methionine aminopeptidase type I has translation MAAQVESEKNSSLPPSMRNYRFTGPLRPVYPLSPKRMVPAHIDRPDYAGHPQGMSACEAVRERNPKILNKEEIEGMRKVCRLAREVLDLVASHVKPGVTTDELDAICHQACIERNSYPSPLNYVKFPKSICTSVNEVICHGIPDQRPLQEGDIINLDVTLYHGGFHGDLNATYPVGKVDEESQDLMDTTKRAMDEAIAICKPGVPYREIGNKIEEITKPKGYGIVRRYTGHGINHLFHGLPTIVHYGGSKTPGRMEAGQVFTIEPMINLGTSNLEHWNDDWTAVTADGRRSAQFEETILITETGVEILTRPPASSQNKKKKKKKNTGGANAGIVTPTEDGTSGAATPTTEVAKGVEKLEVDETSL, from the exons ATGGCGGCTCAGGTCGAGTCCGAGA AGAACTCAtcacttcctccctccatGCGCAATTACCGATTTACTGGACCTCTTCGACCTGTTTACCCTTTATCACCGAAACGTATGGTGCCTGCACACATTGATCGTCCCGATTATGCCGGCCACC CTCAAGGAATGTCTGCATGTGAAGCTGTCAGGGAGAGGAACCCTAAGATTTTGaataaggaagagattgagggTATGCGGAAAGTCTGCCGT CTTGCTAGGGAAGTTCTCGATCTCGTAGCCTCCCACGTCAAACCCGGTGTCACGACCGATGAACTCGATGCCATTTGCCATCAAGCCTGTATCGAGCGAAACTCCTACCCCAGTCCTCTCAACTACGTCAAGTTCCCCAAGAGTATATGTACAAGTGTCAACGAAGTCATTTGCCACGGTATTCCCGATCAGAGACCTTTGCAGGAGGGTGATATCATCAACCTTGATGTGACTTTGT ACCACGGAGGGTTCCACGGCGATCTCAACGCCACTTATCCTGTCGGCAAGGTCGACGAAGAATCTCAAGACCTGATGGATACCACTAAGAGGGCTATGGATGAGGCTATCGCCATCTGCAAACCTGGTGTGCCTTACCGAGAAATTGGTAACAAGATTGAGGAGATTACCAAGCCCAAGGGTTATGGTATTGTGAGGAGATATACGGGGCACGGTATCAACCACTTATTCCACGGTCTGCCCACCATTGTCCATTACGGAGGATCCAAGACACcgggaagaatggaagctGGTCAGGTGTTCACTATTGAACCTATGATCAACCTCGGTACAAGTAATTTGGAACACTGGAATGACGACTGGACAGCAGTTACCGCTGATGGAAGGAGGTCAGCCCAGTTTGAGGAGACGATCTT GATCACTGAAACCGGTGTCGAAATCCTCACTCGTCCGCCCGCATCCTCTcaaaacaagaaaaagaagaagaaaaagaacacTGGTGGCGCCAACGCCGGAATTGTCACCCCTACAGAGGACGGTACTTCTGGCGCTGCTACTCCCACAACAGAGGTGGCCAAAGGTGTTGAAAAGTTGGAGGTTGATGAGACGTCTTTATAG
- a CDS encoding beta-adaptin-like protein C has product MADAKLFTRTKIQELKDELRGSNDKRDKGFVRKKTALKKIVANMTMGNDVSPLFPDMVQCMAIQVLEIKKMVYLYLVNYGRVRPEELKGAIPSFLTDCADRNPLIRGLAIRTMSSIPLPIVVQALVDPLRHALQDQDPYVRKTAAIAIAKLYASEAGRRVIEREGFVGMLRDLLADHNPTVVANCVAALVEISDRGDDIVLKLNVNVAGKLIAALGECSEWGQIYILDSLLSFVPQSHMEAEQLAERISVRLQHANSAVVLTTIKVILYLMNYMEDEGLIRALEKKMGPPLVTLLSSGSEVQYVGLRNILLIIQRRPAILQNEVKVFFCKYNDPIYVKLAKLEIMYRLAREGNVSEVLAELKEYASEVDVDFVRKAVRSIGRLAIKIAPAADQCINALLGLIHTKISYVVQEAIVVIKDIFRRYPNQYESIIGTLCENLDVLDEPEAKAAMIWIVGQHADRINNSEELLEDFAFSFKEEPAEVQLALLTAVVKLFIRRPTVAQELLPKVLKLATEDAENPDLRDRGFMYWRLLTADPAAARDIVLAEKPAISTETDRMDKGMLDQLLLHTGTLGSIYHKNPHTFIRTAKPKYLPDSPALNASSKRHLITAYGPPSLSRTVVPSLPARPTSYMPQTSPAPALTNTVSGANPMQQPTQHRAENDDPYSQLGDLEFGHGGAGGYQTDIPRPRGTEEDLLF; this is encoded by the exons ATGGCCGACGCCAAGTTGTTCA CTCGGACGAAGATCCAAGAGTTGAAAGATGAGCTTCGTGGCTCAAATGACAAGCGCGACAAGGGATTCgtcagaaagaagacggccttgaagaagattgttgCAAATATGACTATGGGGAATGACG TGTCCCCGTTATTCCCTGATATGGTTCAATGCATGGCTATCCAAGTGCTCGAGATCAAGAAAA TGGTCTACCTGTACTTGGTAAACTATGGTCGAGTAAGGCCAGAGGAGCTCAAAGGCGCTATACCTAGTTTCCTCACA GATTGTGCTGACCGTAATCCCCTTATCCGAGGTCTCGCCATCCGTACCATGTCTTCTATACCTTTGCCCATTGTGGTCCAAGCGCTTGTTGATCCTCTGAGACATGCCTTGCAGGACCAGGATCCTTATGTTCGTAAAACTGCTGCTATTGC GATCGCGAAGCTTTATGCTTCAGAAGCTGGAAGACGGGTGattgaaagggaaggattCGTGGGCATGCTCAG AGACCTGCTCGCCGATCACAACCCCACCGTCGTGGCCAACTGTGTCGCTGCACTAGTTGAAATTTCTGATAGGGGTGATGACATTGTCCTCAAATTGAACGTCAACGTGGCCGGAAAACTCATTGCCGCACTCGGCGAATGTTCCGA ATGGGGTCAAATTTACATCCTCGATTCGCTCCTCTCATTCGTCCCTCAATCACATATGGAAGCCGAACAACTCGCCGAAAGAATATCAGTCAGGCTTCAGCATGCCAACAGTGCAGTCGTATTGACTACGATCAAAGTTATCTTGTACCTGATGAACTatatggaggatgaagggctGATCCGAgccttggagaagaaaatgggTCCTCCTTTAG TAACCCTTTTATCATCCGGCTCGGAAGTGCAGTACGTCGGTCTGCGAaatatcctcctcatcatccaacGCCGACCTGCTATTCTCCAAAACGAAGtcaaagtcttcttctgcaaatATAATGACCCTATCTACGTCAAGCTGGCTAAACTCGAAATCATGTATCGCCTCGCCCGAGAAGGAAACGTTTCAGAAGTGCTTGCCGAGTTGAAAGAATACGCCTCCGAGGTAGATGTCGATTTTGTGCGAAAGGCGGTAAGGTCGATTGGCAGGTTAGCAATTAAGATTGCGCCCGCTGCAGACCAATGTATCAACGCCCTCCTGGGGTTGATACACACCAAGATCAGTTATGTAGTCCAGGAGGCGATTGTCGTCATCAAGGATATCTTCAGGCGGTACCCGAACCAGTACGAGAGTATCATCGGAACGTTGTGTGAGAACTTAGATGTGTTGGATGAGCCCGAGGCAAAGGCGGCAATGATATGGATTGTGGGTCAGCATGCGGACAGGATCAACAATAGCGAAGAGCTGTTGGAAGATTTTGCGTTTAGCTTCAAGGAGGAGCCCGCGGAAGTTCAGCTGGCCTTGCTTACCGCTGTTGtcaagctcttcattcGAAGACCTACGGTCGCGCAAGAGCTCTTACCAAAGGTGCTCAAGTTAGCCACGGAAGACGCAGAAAATCCCGATTTGCGAGACCGA GGTTTCATGTACTGGCGGCTACTTACTGCCGACCCGGCTGCTGCTAGGGACATCGTCCTTGCTGAGAAGCCTGCCATCTCCACGGAAACCGATAGGATGGACAAGGGTATGCTTGACCAGTTGCTTTTGCATACCGGTACTCTTGGTAGTATCTACCACAAGAACCCCCAT ACATTTATCCGCACGGCCAAGCCTAAATATCTTCCTGATTCTCCTGCTCTCAACGCGTCCTCCAAAAGACACCTCATCACAGCTTACGGTCCCCCGTCCCTCTCCCGAACCGTAGTTCCTTCGTTACCCGCCCGACCTACCTCTTACATGCCCCAGACATCTCCCGCGCCCGCACTGACCAACACAGTTTCAGGAGCAAACCCGATGCAGCAGCCTACTCAACATAGGGCTGAGAATGATGACCCATATAGCCAACTTGGTGACCTCGAATTTGGACACGGAGGTGCTGGTGGATACCAGACGGATATTCCGAGACCAAGGGGTACGGAAGAGGACTTGTTGTTCTAA
- a CDS encoding solute carrier family 35 member C2: protein MDRDLETIAGPSRPGYDRVPIQGTSFDAPPGYSQNEHTYTAEGSGYQPGKLSFSGGPTFERVGTSLNGVNHSHEGHRHATLAMKKALWWRNAIVTGIFILSWYGFATLLSLYNKWMFSPQYYNFQYPLFVTACHMIVQFALAAVIRLIWADRFRPKERPTRRDYLTKILPTAASTGGDIGLSNLSLKTITLSLYTMCKSSTLIFVLIFAFAFRLEAYSLRLISVISLISFGVFCMVFNTTAVSIPGILMVFSASALGGLRWALTELVMHKKAMGLSNPFATIFWLAPLMAVTLAIVSMIVEGWFGIMGSEFFKGWRAIETGGVIVLPGTLAFAMVASEYFVIQRAGVVPLSIAGIFKEVSTISISAWVFGDQLTTFNIIGVVITITGIALYSFHKYQKSMSSTVELDAEGKPIATDDSVEPLMTATDTRHSTVSNRESYEHAPMAPTTNDVPLSYLSSSAGHSSHNVSLTSMEMREREEEEINKAKDDFEGWDRPGGWSGDEEELEELGEDEIERQREEREGQKHKQGKWGEWLDKQM, encoded by the exons ATGGACAGAGACTTGGAAACAATCGCTGGCCCAAGTCGCCCAGGCTACGACCGCGTACCCATCCAAGGCACCTCATTCGATGCTCCTCCTGGTTATTCCCAAAACGAGCATACATACACTGCTGAAGGTAGTGGATATCAGCCCGGAAAACTGTCCTTTTCGGGAGGTCCAACGTTTGAGCGAGTCGGAACGAGTTTAAATGGAGTTAACCATTCACATGAAGGACACCGACACGCGACGTTGGCTATGAAAAAGGCCTTGTGGTGGAGAAATGCCATCGTGACTGGGATATTCATCTTATCATG GTACGGATTTGCGACGCTCTTATCGCTCTACAACAAGTGGATGTTTTCACCGCAATATTACAACTTTCAATATCCATTATTCGTGACAGCATGTCATATGATTGTACAGTTTGCTCTGGCAGCGGTGATAAGATTGATTTGGGCAGACAGGTTTAGGCCCAAAGAGAGACCCACGAGGAGAGACTACCT GACAAAGATCTTGCCTACAGCGGCTTCTACAGGTGGTGATATAGGACTGTCAAATCTGAGTTTGAAGACCATCACCTTGAGTCTCTACA CCATGTGCAAGTCTTCGAcgctcatcttcgtcctcatcttcgcctttgCCTTTCGCCTTGAAGCCTACTCTCTCCGTCTCATATCGgtcatctccctcatctcGTTTGGTGTCTTTTGCATGGTCTTTAACACTACCGCAGTCTCTATCCCAGGTATTCTCATGGTCTTTTCTGCTTCCGCTCTTGGTGGTCTACGCTGGGCCTTGACCGAGCTGGTGATGCACAAGAAGGCGATGGGACTTTCGAACCCTTTTGCGACTATTTTTTGGCTAGCACCGCTAATGGCAGTGACACTAGCAATCGTGAGTATGATTGTAGAAGGGTGGTTTGGGATTATGGGAAGTGAGTTCTTTAAAGGGTGGAGGGCGATAGAGACTGGAGGCGTCATTGTGTTACCGGGGACATTGGCTTTCGCAATGGTAGCGAGTGAATACTT TGTCATCCAGAGGGCTGGCGTAGTGCCGCTTTCGATTGCGGGTATTTTCAAGGAAGTGTCGACCATCTCTATCTCGGCTTGGGTATTTGGAGATCAGTTGACGACATTCAACATCATTGGAGTGGTTATCACTATCACCG GTATTGCATTGTACTCATTCCACAAATATCAAAAATCCATGTCCTCTACCGTCGAATTAGACGCGGAAGGAAAGCCTATTGCCACGGACGACTCTGTCGAACCTCTTATGACCGCTACCGACACTCGACACTCCACTGTTAGTAATCGCGAGTCTTATGAGCATGCCCCAATGGCACCGACCACCAATGACGTTCCTCTATCATACCTCTCCTCATCAGCCGGTCATTCTTCACACAACGTCTCACTCACATCAATGgaaatgagagagagggaagaggaagagataaACAAGGCAAAGGATGACTTTGAAGGGTGGGATCGGCCGGGAGGGTGGAgtggggatgaggaagaattAGAAGAGTTGGGCGAGGACGAGATCGAGCGGcaaagggaggagagagaaggacaaaAGCATAAACAAGGCAAGTGGGGAGAATGGTTAGACAAGCAAATGTAG
- a CDS encoding mitochondrial import receptor subunit TOM40: MSTSTEKPAGPSAFTPYLDAVANVFHPVSGPVLNTYARFHGWKENMGLVQPGTVENLTRDVQQVQLANWMFDGARADVAKVISGNPAFQLTHSFSLGSTTRPAAYNFGVIFANAKTFLQGGLDGTGSLTMRANQTWSARDLSKIQAQITDKPGHTMVQFEHDHIGDHYTFSWKSINPNLLDFTGIHMASLLHSVSPRLSLGFETVIQHPEPAILQTATSYVAKLTSLPNPVAAPLAFLLPSSPAGQLPATSSPTTILRPQSMLGPAKREALTTLGAKYDFRMATFRGQIDSAGKVGMYLEQRFTPAFAFLVAGEIDHAKNASKFGVGIMIESSTMTQEEMIAAGMLTPV; the protein is encoded by the exons ATGTCCACCTCCACAGAGAAGCCTGCTGGGCCCAGCGCATTCACACCGTACCTCGATGCCGTCGCCAACGTTTTCCACCCCGTTTCCGGCCCCGTCTTGAACACTTATGCGAGATTCCATGGCTGGAAGGAGAACATGGGTTTGGTCCAGCCCGGTACTGTGGAGAACTTGACTAGGGATGTGCAGC AGGTGCAACTCGCCAACTGGATGTTTGACGGTGCCAGAGCAGATGTGGCCAAGGTCATCTCCGGTAACCCTGCTTTCCAGTTGACacattccttctctctcggATCCACCACCCGACCCGCCGCTTACAACTTTGGTGTCATCTTTGCTAATGCCAAG ACCTTCTTACAAGGTGGTCTCGACGGTACCGGCTCTTTGACCATGCGTGCCAACCAAACTTGGTCTGCCCGAGACCTCTCCAAGATTCAGGCTCAGATTACCGACAAGCCAGGCCACACCATGGTTCAATTCGAACACGACCACATTGGAGATCACTACACCTTCTCCTGGAAATCCATCAACCCCAACCTCCTAGACTTTACCGGTATCCACATggcttctctccttcattccGTCTCTCCCCGACTCTCTCTTGGTTTCGAGACTGTGATCCAACATCCCGAACCCGCCATTCTCCAGACCGCCACCTCTTATGTCGCCAAACTCACTTCTTTGCCCAACCCTGTCGCCGCCCCCCTGGcgttccttctcccttcgtCCCCAGCTGGACAGCTACCGGCCACCTCCAGCCCGACG ACCATCCTCCGACCACAGTCAATGTTGGGCCCTGCCAAGAGGGAAGCTTTGACAACTTTGGGTGCCAAGTACGACTTTAGGATGGCTACTTTCAGGGGACAAATTGACAGCGCGGGTAAGGTTGGTATGTACCTCGAACAGAGGTTCACTCCTGCTTTCGCCTTCCTTGTTGCTGGAGAGATTGACCACGCCAAG AACGCCTCCAAGTTCGGTGTTGGTATCATGATTGAATCTTCTACCATGACCcaggaggagatgattgcCGCCGGCATGTTGACTCCTGTGTAA